GGCATTGCGGGCACCGACGTTTCGCGCGAGGCCTCGGCCATGACGCTGCTCGACGACAACTTCGCCACCATCGTGTCGGCCATCGAGGAGGGACGAGGCATCTACGACAACATCAAAAAGTACCTCACCTACCTGCTTTCCTCCAACATCGGCGAGCTGGGCCTCATGGCCGGAGCGACGCTGTTCGGTCTGCCGCTGCCCTTGACCGCCGTGCAGATTCTCTACGTCAACCTCGCTACCGACGGCCTTCCGGCACTGGCGCTTGCCGTCGATCCTGCCGACCACGACATCATGCGGCGCCCGCCGAATGACCAGAAGCGCGGTATCTTCACCCGCACGGTGATGGCCCTGATGCTGGCCGGCGGCATCTGGTCAACTGCTGTGAACCTGCTTTTGTTCCAATGGGCGCGTCACTCGGGCCGCAGCCTCGACGAAGCGATGACGATGACCTTCGTCTCTCTGGTGCTTATCCAGTTTTTCAAGGCCTATAACTTCCGCTCTGAACGAGAGCATGTGTTCACGAATCTCTTCTCGAACCGCTGGCTCAACCTGGCTATTGTCTGGGAGCTGGCCGTTCTTTTCGCCATCATCTACGTGCCCGCGCTCGCCGCGCCCTTCGGCACCTTCATGATGCCGTTTTCAGACTGGCTGATTGTGCTTGGCGGTGCGTTGACCGTGGTGCCGGTCATCGAACTGGTCAAATGGTTCATCCGAAAAGGGTGGATCGGGTCGTAACCAGCCGTTTGCAGGTACTTTTTCGTGTGATTTTTCTGACTTGTAGGTCACAATAGATGACTTTATGTATATTATCACCCGGCTTTTACTGACAACAGATTATTAACCCACCATTTATCCGGAGGAACTACCATATGCAGACCATTTACGCTGATGGAATCGCCAACATGCTTCTTGTCGATGGCGTTGTTCGCGTCGATCTTGTGAATGTCACCTCGGTCGAAAAAGACAAAGAGCCCAATGTTCGCCCGAACGCAACACTTGCCATGTCGTTGCCTGCTCTTATCCGTGTTCACGACCAGTTCGGCAAGATGATCGACAAAATGGTTAGCGATGGCATTCTCACCAAGAACCAGCAGCCGCAGTAACAAACGTATACTGGCTTAGAGATTTCAGGGACACCGAAGGCAACAACGAGGGATGTGTAACTGCACATCCTTCTGTTGGTTCCGGCGTCCTTTTCCTTTTTGTCTGAATCGTTCCTACCTTTGACTTTGTTGTCGATTGCGCCAATCCTCCCAAGTATTCAGGCCTTATGAACACCGCTCCATTTGCCTGCCCGTTCCGTGAACATGTTGATCTTTCGACGGTAGGCTACTACGCGATCGGCGGAGAGGCCAGATGGCTGCTTTTGCCTCGAACCGTTGCGGAACTTGCCGCCGCTCTTGCGCAGTGCCGTCAGCATGCGATTCCGGTGATCATTGCAGGAAAGGGCACCAACATGCTTTTTTCGGATGAGCATTTTCCGGGAGCGGTGATTTTGCTTGAATCGATGAAGCGCATCATCCAGCTTTCAGAAAGCCTCTTTTTCTGCGAAGCGGGGGCTGAGAATAGTGATGTCGCCCTGCGGCTCCAGCAGGCGGGGAGAACAGATGGAGAGTGGCTTTACCGGCTTCCAGGCACCATTGGCGCCACGGTGCGCATGAACGGGCGTTGCTACGGTCAAGAAGTTTCTGCTGTAACCCGGAGTGTGGTGACGGTCGGGCTTGACGGTACGGTTTGCTTTCGGGAAGGCTGCGAGGTGTTTCTCGGTTACAAGCACACCAGCCTGATGCAGAGTCCCGAGATCGTCGTCGGAGCGCTGCTCGAATTCGACAGCGAGGACGATCCAGAGGCGATCGGAAGGCGAATGCAGGAGTATTCGGATGACCGCGAGGCGAAGCACCAGTTTGATTATCCAAGCTGCGGCTCGACCTTCAAGAACAGCTATGAAGCCGGACAGCCGAGCGGGCAGATTTTCGACGCTCTCGGCTTCAGGCGGCGGCGCGAGGCTGGGGCGCAGGTTAGCGAGCACCACGCCAACTTCATCTTCAACACCGGCGGCGCGAAAGCTGTCGATGTACTTCGCCTTGCCGCAGCCATGCGCACCGCCGCCAGGGAGCAGGTTGGAGCTAATCTCGACCTCGAATTGCACTGCGCCGGCCTTTTCGAGATGGCGTTGCTCGACCAGTGCGGCATCGCCTCGACGCCAGAGCCATCACGCCCCGGTTACGGCTGGACTGGCCTCTTGCGCTTTCCGGATTTCGGGGCGGCGGTGTTCCCCCGAACGCTCCTCCACGGTCCGATGCTCGGTTACGCTTGTACCGATGCGGAATTTCCGTT
This portion of the Chlorobaculum parvum NCIB 8327 genome encodes:
- the murB gene encoding UDP-N-acetylmuramate dehydrogenase produces the protein MNTAPFACPFREHVDLSTVGYYAIGGEARWLLLPRTVAELAAALAQCRQHAIPVIIAGKGTNMLFSDEHFPGAVILLESMKRIIQLSESLFFCEAGAENSDVALRLQQAGRTDGEWLYRLPGTIGATVRMNGRCYGQEVSAVTRSVVTVGLDGTVCFREGCEVFLGYKHTSLMQSPEIVVGALLEFDSEDDPEAIGRRMQEYSDDREAKHQFDYPSCGSTFKNSYEAGQPSGQIFDALGFRRRREAGAQVSEHHANFIFNTGGAKAVDVLRLAAAMRTAAREQVGANLDLELHCAGLFEMALLDQCGIASTPEPSRPGYGWTGLLRFPDFGAAVFPRTLLHGPMLGYACTDAEFPFGITVRVEQLASLEEARRAPEKPFIRWTTRDESGTAFPLRPDAPAGAFVDRLWAFSVSELFIGGRDGEGYLEFELTPEGHWVALRFDAPRHRAAGHETPSEALWLGKVQPFAGDQGFGMELSYEMLEPFIRDGSLHLQCAASLGGGRYGLFPWWCDEGKPDFHQPGRFCELALA